A window of the Chlorocebus sabaeus isolate Y175 chromosome 8, mChlSab1.0.hap1, whole genome shotgun sequence genome harbors these coding sequences:
- the NEFL gene encoding neurofilament light polypeptide, protein MSSFSYEPYYSTSYKRRYVETPRVHISSVRSGYSTARSAYSSYSAPVSSSLSVRRSYSSSSGSLMPSLENLDLSQVAAISNDLKSIRTQEKAQLQDLNDRFASFIERVHELEQQNKVLEAELLVLRQKHSEPSRFRALYEQEIRDLRLAAEDATNEKQALQGEREGLEETLRNLQARYEEEVLSREDAEGRLMEARKGADEAALARAELEKRIDSLMDEIAFLKKVHEEEIAELQAQIQYAQISVEMDVSKPDLSAALKDIRAQYEKLAAKNMQNAEEWFKSRFTVLTESAAKNTDAVRAAKDEVSESRRLLKAKTLEIEACRGMNEALEKQLQELEDKQNADISAMQDTINKLENELRTTKSEMARYLKEYQDLLNVKMALDIEIAAYRKLLEGEETRLSFTSVGSITSGYSQSSQVFGRSAYGGLQTSSYLMSTRSFPSYYTSHVQEEQIEVEETIEAAKAEEAKDEPPSEGEAEEEEKDKEEAEEEEAAEEEEAAKEESEEAKEEEEGGEGEEGEETKEAEEEEKKVEGAGEEQAAKKKD, encoded by the exons ATGAGTTCCTTCAGCTACGAGCCGTACTACTCGACCTCCTACAAGCGGCGCTACGTGGAGACGCCCCGGGTGCACATCTCCAGCGTGCGCAGCGGTTACAGCACCGCGCGCTCTGCTTACTCCAGCTACTCGGCGCCGGTGTCTTCCTCGCTGTCCGTGCGCCGCAGCTACTCGTCCAGCTCTGGATCGTTGATGCCCAGCCTGGAGAACCTCGACCTGAGCCAGGTAGCCGCCATCAGCAACGACCTCAAGTCGATCCGCACGCAGGAGAAGGCGCAGCTCCAGGACCTCAATGACCGCTTCGCCAGCTTCATCGAGCGCGTACACGAGCTGGAGCAGCAGAACAAGGTCCTGGAAGCCGAGCTGCTGGTGCTGCGCCAGAAGCACTCCGAGCCATCCCGCTTCCGGGCGCTGTACGAGCAGGAGATCCGCGACCTGCGCCTGGCGGCGGAAGATGCTACCAACGAGAAGCAGGCGCTCCAGGGCGAGCGCGAAGGGCTGGAAGAGACCCTGCGCAACCTGCAGGCACGCTATGAAGAGGAGGTGCTGAGCCGCGAGGACGCCGAGGGCCGGCTGATGGAAGCGCGCAAAGGCGCCGACGAGGCGGCACTCGCTCGCGCCGAGCTCGAAAAGCGCATCGACAGCTTGATGGACGAAATCGCTTTTCTGAAGAAAGTGCACGAAGAGGAGATCGCCGAGCTGCAGGCGCAGATCCAGTACGCGCAGATCTCCGTGGAGATGGACGTGTCCAAGCCCGACCTCTCCGCTGCGCTCAAGGACATCCGCGCGCAGTACGAGAAGCTGGCCGCCAAGAACATGCAGAATGCTGAGGAGTGGTTCAAGAGCCGCTTCACCGTGCTGACCGAGAGCGCCGCCAAGAACACTGACGCCGTGCGCGCAGCCAAGGACGAGGTGTCCGAGAGCCGTCGTCTGCTCAAGGCCAAGACCCTGGAGATCGAAGCATGCCGGGGCATGAACGAAGCGCTGGAGAAGCAGCTGCAGGAGCTGGAGGACAAGCAGAACGCCGACATCAGCGCTATGCAG GACACGatcaacaaattagaaaatgaattGAGGACCACAAAGAGTGAAATGGCACGATACCTAAAAGAATATCAAGACCTCCTCAACGTGAAGATGGCTTTGGATATTGAGATTGCAGCTTACAG GAAACTCTTGGAAGGTGAGGAGACCCGACTCAGTTTCACCAGCGTGGGAAGCATAACCAGTGGCTACTCCCAGAGCTCCCAGGTCTTTGGCCGATCTGCCTACGGTGGTTTACAGACCAGCTCCTATCTGATGTCCACTCGCTCCTTCCCGTCCTACTACACCAGCCATGTCCAAGAGGAGCAGATTGAAGTGGAGGAAACCATTGAGGCTGCCAAGGCTGAGGAAGCCAAGGATGAGCCCCCCTCTGAAGGagaagctgaggaggaggagaaggacaaGGAAGAGGCCGAGGAAGAGGAGGCAGCTGAAGAGGAAGAAG CTGCCAAGGAAGAGTCTGAAGaagcaaaagaagaagaagaaggaggtgaAGGTGAAGAAGGAGAGGAAACCAAAGAAgctgaagaggaggagaagaaagttgAAGGTGCTGGGGAGGAACAAGCAGCGAAGAAGAAAGATTGA